Proteins encoded together in one Scytonema millei VB511283 window:
- a CDS encoding LysR substrate-binding domain-containing protein, protein MELRHLHYFIAVAEELHFSRAAERLHISQPPLSQQIRGLEDELGVKLFERTKRQVQLTEAGKVLLERSYLVLAQLQQAIEETQRIGRGEVGRLAIGFVDTAMYTLLPEILRVFREQFPAVELRLQELTTAQQIQALHHKQVDIGIVRSAISEPGLSVECFLPESLVLALPQTHPLSAQTQLSLSTLASESFILFPAKMGPVFYEQIINICQQAGFRPQVAQEAVQMQTIVGLVAAGLGIAIVPASLQNFHRSGVIYKPLQEQIPKTGLYLAWRQHDSSPAVRAFLGLAQKMTQWESNRDDTRGS, encoded by the coding sequence ATGGAATTACGGCATCTGCACTACTTCATCGCGGTGGCTGAAGAACTACACTTTAGTCGAGCGGCGGAGCGGTTGCACATTTCCCAACCTCCGCTCAGTCAGCAGATTCGCGGTTTGGAAGACGAACTCGGAGTCAAGCTGTTTGAGAGAACGAAGCGGCAAGTGCAGTTAACTGAAGCAGGCAAAGTGTTGTTAGAGCGCTCTTATCTGGTGTTAGCGCAACTTCAACAGGCGATCGAAGAGACACAACGGATCGGGCGGGGTGAGGTTGGACGGTTGGCGATCGGCTTTGTTGACACTGCAATGTATACGTTACTACCAGAGATTTTAAGGGTCTTTCGAGAACAGTTTCCGGCTGTAGAACTGCGATTGCAGGAACTGACGACTGCTCAACAGATTCAAGCGCTGCATCACAAACAGGTTGATATTGGCATTGTTCGTTCTGCCATCAGCGAACCAGGTTTGAGTGTGGAGTGCTTTTTGCCAGAATCATTGGTCTTGGCGTTGCCACAAACCCATCCGTTGTCTGCCCAGACTCAATTGTCTCTCTCCACATTGGCTTCGGAATCATTTATCCTATTTCCTGCCAAAATGGGACCCGTCTTTTACGAGCAGATTATTAACATTTGTCAACAAGCTGGATTTCGTCCGCAAGTGGCTCAAGAGGCAGTTCAGATGCAAACGATCGTCGGCTTAGTTGCAGCAGGACTGGGCATTGCGATCGTGCCCGCCTCCTTGCAAAACTTCCACAGAAGCGGAGTCATTTACAAACCCTTGCAGGAACAGATCCCTAAAACCGGACTTTATCTGGCTTGGCGGCAGCATGATTCCTCTCCAGCAGTAAGAGCATTTCTGGGCTTGGCACAGAAGATGACGCAATGGGAGTCAAATCGTGATGATACGCGAGGCAGTTAG
- a CDS encoding PspA/IM30 family protein has protein sequence MGLFDRISRVVKSNLNDLVSKAEDPEKILEQALLEMQEDLIQLRQGVAQAIAAQKRTEQQYKQNQNESERWDRNARLALQKGDENLARQALERKKNYLETANTLKATLDGQVTQIDTLKRNLIALESKISEAKTKKDMLKARSSAAKAQEQLQGTVGRLGTSSAMAAFERMEEKVMMQEARAQAVGELAGNDLESQFAALEAGSDVDDELAALKAQMSLGPATSSNQPSLPQANEQSTAAKNPVVDAELEDLKKQLDQL, from the coding sequence ATGGGATTATTTGACCGGATTAGCAGGGTTGTCAAATCTAACCTCAACGATTTAGTCAGCAAGGCAGAAGATCCAGAAAAAATTCTAGAGCAAGCGCTTCTAGAAATGCAGGAAGATTTAATTCAGTTGCGGCAAGGTGTTGCTCAGGCGATCGCTGCCCAGAAACGTACCGAACAGCAATACAAACAAAACCAAAATGAATCAGAAAGGTGGGATCGTAACGCTCGTCTAGCTTTGCAAAAAGGTGATGAAAACTTAGCTCGGCAAGCCCTAGAGCGCAAGAAAAATTATCTTGAAACAGCGAATACGCTCAAAGCTACTTTAGATGGGCAAGTCACTCAAATTGATACCCTCAAGCGCAACCTGATTGCTTTGGAAAGTAAAATTTCTGAGGCGAAGACGAAAAAAGATATGCTCAAAGCACGTAGTTCTGCTGCTAAAGCGCAGGAACAACTACAAGGCACAGTTGGACGCTTAGGTACTAGCAGTGCTATGGCAGCCTTCGAGCGGATGGAAGAAAAAGTCATGATGCAAGAAGCTCGGGCGCAGGCGGTTGGAGAACTAGCTGGGAACGATCTAGAAAGCCAATTTGCTGCATTAGAAGCTGGTAGCGATGTCGATGACGAACTAGCAGCATTAAAAGCTCAAATGTCTCTAGGTCCAGCAACATCATCAAATCAACCTTCTCTACCACAAGCAAACGAGCAGTCAACTGCTGCCAAAAATCCAGTTGTGGATGCAGAGTTAGAAGACTTGAAAAAACAGTTGGATCAATTGTAA
- a CDS encoding DUF721 domain-containing protein yields MSLNPLGNILNSIKQESRWQEQPLQRVLQCWVEAVGAMVATHTRPVSIQRQVLWVATSSAVWAQELAFRRQRILEKLNAQLPQPLLDIRFSSAQWQQLAKQDSLIGDRTSSGLGCDHPSWVGNDSAAKGDRQLRFRHPQVAFRHWSEATQTRSRHLPLCPQCHCHTPVGELERWGVCSICAAKQW; encoded by the coding sequence ATGTCCCTCAATCCTTTAGGCAATATACTAAACTCCATCAAACAGGAAAGTCGCTGGCAAGAGCAGCCGCTTCAAAGGGTATTACAGTGCTGGGTTGAGGCTGTTGGGGCAATGGTAGCTACTCATACTCGCCCAGTTTCCATTCAAAGACAAGTTCTCTGGGTCGCGACTTCTAGTGCTGTCTGGGCGCAAGAACTCGCTTTCAGACGACAGCGGATTTTGGAGAAGTTAAATGCTCAATTACCGCAACCTTTGCTAGATATTCGCTTTTCTAGCGCTCAGTGGCAGCAGCTGGCAAAACAGGATTCATTAATTGGCGATCGCACTTCTTCTGGGTTAGGATGCGATCACCCGAGTTGGGTTGGTAATGATTCAGCAGCAAAAGGCGATCGCCAGCTGCGCTTTCGCCATCCTCAAGTGGCATTTAGACACTGGAGTGAAGCCACACAAACGCGATCGCGTCACTTACCTTTATGCCCTCAGTGCCACTGTCATACACCTGTAGGCGAACTAGAGCGGTGGGGTGTTTGTTCGATTTGTGCTGCTAAGCAGTGGTAA
- the menB gene encoding 1,4-dihydroxy-2-naphthoyl-CoA synthase, which produces MQVNWQTAKTYEDILYHKTDGIAKITINRPHKRNAFRPKTIFEMYDAFCDAREDRNIGVVLLTGAGPHTDGKYAFCAGGDQSVRGKAGYVDDEGTPRLNVLDLQRLIRSMPKVVIALVAGYAIGGGHVLHVVCDLTIAADNAIFGQTGPKVGSFDGGFGASYLARIVGQKKAREIWFLCRQYTATEALEMGLVNCVVPVEQLEAEGIQWASEILQKSPLAIRCLKAAFNADCDGQAGLQELAGNATLLYYMTEEGTEGKQAFLEKRQPDFRQYPWLP; this is translated from the coding sequence ATGCAAGTTAACTGGCAAACTGCCAAAACCTACGAAGACATCCTCTATCACAAAACAGACGGAATTGCCAAAATTACCATCAACCGTCCCCATAAGCGCAACGCCTTTCGTCCCAAAACTATCTTTGAAATGTACGATGCATTTTGTGACGCGAGAGAAGACAGAAATATCGGTGTCGTTCTCCTCACGGGTGCGGGACCTCATACAGATGGTAAATATGCCTTCTGTGCGGGCGGCGACCAAAGCGTTAGGGGTAAAGCTGGCTATGTTGATGACGAAGGAACTCCCCGCTTAAATGTCTTGGATTTGCAACGCCTAATCCGTTCCATGCCCAAAGTTGTCATTGCTTTGGTGGCTGGATATGCGATTGGAGGGGGACACGTCTTACACGTCGTTTGCGACCTCACCATCGCCGCTGATAATGCCATATTCGGGCAGACTGGTCCTAAAGTTGGTAGTTTTGATGGTGGTTTTGGGGCTAGCTATCTAGCGCGAATTGTCGGACAAAAAAAGGCACGAGAAATTTGGTTTCTCTGCCGTCAATATACTGCTACCGAAGCCTTAGAAATGGGTTTAGTTAACTGCGTCGTTCCCGTCGAACAACTAGAAGCAGAAGGAATTCAATGGGCGAGTGAAATTTTACAAAAAAGTCCCTTGGCAATCCGCTGTCTCAAAGCTGCTTTTAATGCCGATTGCGACGGACAAGCAGGCTTACAAGAACTGGCTGGTAACGCCACTTTACTCTACTACATGACAGAAGAAGGAACCGAAGGCAAACAGGCATTTTTAGAAAAGCGCCAACCAGATTTTCGCCAATATCCTTGGTTGCCTTAA
- a CDS encoding alpha/beta hydrolase family protein, protein MSFIAMRRKWAMTALAIAIFTGVGRTSSARTATTPTPLFERVASYSTTIAANQNPADIYYPQQPPKEQGRQRFPVALLLPGANVDKSSYSDFARIVASYGFVVVVPIQQRSLPQFGFTGLLPDTSQIDAVLNQIKIEKSNSTPIAKIVDPQKLTLLGHSAGGAVGLSAIGNLCIIPVTCEGSFKRPKELVGGAFFGTSLRDPATQEYIPIKNAGIPIALIQGDRDSIALPERAQATYANIQSPPKALITVSGANHYGITNTNNPPGPIPDSNKPQIEQSRAVETIARWSALFLRAEVLGDRQAFHYVYKTGDARDRHVSVISKQ, encoded by the coding sequence ATGAGTTTTATTGCTATGCGACGAAAATGGGCTATGACTGCGTTAGCGATCGCTATTTTCACAGGTGTAGGCAGAACTAGCAGCGCTCGAACTGCAACAACACCAACACCTTTATTCGAGCGAGTTGCCAGTTACAGTACGACGATCGCGGCGAATCAAAATCCAGCAGACATATATTATCCCCAACAGCCTCCTAAAGAACAGGGGCGACAGCGATTTCCCGTTGCCTTACTGCTGCCAGGAGCAAATGTTGATAAGTCTAGTTATAGCGATTTCGCCAGAATTGTCGCTAGTTACGGGTTTGTTGTAGTCGTTCCCATTCAACAGCGATCGCTGCCTCAATTTGGATTTACAGGGCTGCTGCCGGATACTTCTCAAATCGATGCAGTTTTAAACCAAATTAAAATAGAAAAGTCCAACTCCACACCAATTGCGAAGATTGTCGATCCTCAAAAGCTGACATTACTCGGTCACTCTGCTGGTGGTGCTGTCGGTTTATCTGCGATCGGCAACTTGTGTATTATTCCTGTTACGTGTGAGGGTTCCTTCAAACGTCCTAAAGAGCTTGTAGGTGGGGCATTTTTTGGCACCAGTCTGCGCGACCCAGCAACTCAAGAGTATATTCCCATCAAAAATGCTGGTATTCCGATTGCTCTGATTCAAGGCGATCGCGACAGTATCGCTTTACCAGAAAGGGCGCAAGCTACTTATGCCAACATCCAATCTCCTCCCAAAGCTCTGATTACCGTTTCAGGTGCCAACCACTACGGCATTACCAATACCAATAATCCACCAGGTCCAATTCCCGACTCAAATAAACCACAAATCGAGCAATCGCGGGCAGTCGAAACTATAGCGCGTTGGAGTGCGCTGTTTTTACGGGCGGAGGTATTGGGCGATCGCCAAGCTTTCCATTACGTGTACAAAACAGGAGACGCTCGCGATCGCCATGTCAGCGTCATCAGCAAACAGTGA
- a CDS encoding PspA/IM30 family protein, producing MGLIDRILRVIRANFNALVGQAEDPEKILEQTVMDMQEDLVQLRQAVAQAIATQKRTERQAHQAQSNSEEWYRRAQLALQQGNDVLAREALTRRKSYQDTATALTAQIEQQNNIVVRLKKDLQTLESKISEARTKKDMYIARARSAQATQRLNEVLGGVNTTSSLGAFERMEEKVLQLEAQSEAIAELSSDDLQKQFAALEASSDIDSELANMKAQLSGQTPPPQLPNSNQ from the coding sequence ATGGGATTGATTGACCGCATCCTCAGAGTTATTCGCGCTAATTTTAATGCCTTGGTTGGGCAAGCCGAAGATCCAGAAAAAATTCTGGAGCAAACGGTCATGGATATGCAGGAAGATTTAGTGCAACTGCGACAGGCAGTAGCACAGGCGATCGCTACCCAAAAGCGCACCGAAAGACAGGCTCACCAAGCTCAGTCTAACTCTGAAGAATGGTATCGTCGCGCTCAACTTGCCCTACAGCAAGGGAACGACGTGTTAGCACGGGAAGCACTGACGCGCCGCAAATCCTATCAAGACACGGCTACTGCCCTCACAGCCCAAATCGAACAGCAAAATAATATCGTCGTCAGGCTGAAGAAAGATTTGCAAACACTGGAGAGCAAAATTTCTGAAGCGCGAACTAAGAAAGATATGTATATCGCTAGGGCGAGATCGGCGCAGGCTACTCAAAGACTGAATGAAGTGCTAGGGGGTGTGAATACAACGAGTTCTCTGGGTGCGTTTGAGCGGATGGAAGAAAAAGTTTTGCAGCTAGAAGCTCAATCAGAGGCGATCGCCGAATTAAGTAGCGACGACTTGCAAAAACAATTCGCCGCCCTAGAAGCCAGCAGCGACATCGATTCTGAACTTGCCAATATGAAAGCACAACTTTCAGGACAAACACCCCCGCCACAACTACCCAACAGTAACCAGTGA